A portion of the Candidatus Pristimantibacillus lignocellulolyticus genome contains these proteins:
- a CDS encoding HAMP domain-containing histidine kinase: MLRNKEFSIFIMGSIVATLILLAIAYIISWEAFIMVASTAIILGIIFVIYTRWRYGEIEKLSSFLREISSGNYGLDVRNNREGELSILRNEIFKVTERLSHNSEFLKRDKIRMADAIADISHQLKTPLTSMQVMLDLLDQPTLPRDKHEEFLRSLQLQLERMDWLITSLLKLSKLDAGTIDFSREQVKVSSLIKHAMEPIAIPLELKELQVELHGDLEAVFHVDRKWTTEALINILKNAVEHTPANGRIDISILDTYLYTEVSIADSGVGVAKEDLPHLFKRFYKGKHSGESSIGIGLALSYSILQAQNGIIEVQNGSRIGTVFTLKWYKVEKSTS, translated from the coding sequence ATGTTAAGGAACAAGGAATTTTCGATATTTATTATGGGGTCTATTGTAGCGACCCTAATTCTGTTAGCTATTGCCTACATCATTTCATGGGAAGCATTCATTATGGTTGCATCAACTGCGATCATTCTTGGCATAATCTTTGTTATCTATACAAGATGGAGATACGGGGAAATTGAGAAGTTATCTTCTTTCTTACGTGAAATTAGTAGTGGTAATTATGGACTTGATGTTCGAAATAATCGTGAAGGTGAACTAAGTATTTTACGAAATGAAATATTTAAAGTGACGGAGCGACTCTCTCATAATAGTGAATTTCTAAAGAGGGATAAGATAAGAATGGCTGATGCCATTGCAGATATATCACATCAGTTGAAAACACCACTTACCTCGATGCAAGTTATGCTTGATCTATTAGACCAACCTACTTTGCCTAGAGATAAGCATGAAGAGTTTCTACGTAGTTTACAATTACAGCTAGAACGAATGGACTGGCTTATTACATCGCTATTGAAGTTATCTAAGCTAGATGCTGGTACGATTGATTTCAGCAGGGAGCAGGTGAAGGTAAGTTCATTGATCAAGCATGCAATGGAACCTATTGCTATTCCACTTGAATTGAAGGAACTTCAAGTAGAGTTACATGGTGATCTCGAGGCTGTTTTTCATGTAGATCGCAAATGGACAACAGAAGCGCTCATCAATATACTGAAAAATGCTGTGGAGCATACGCCAGCTAATGGTCGTATTGATATATCTATATTGGATACTTACTTGTATACAGAGGTTAGTATAGCCGATAGCGGCGTCGGTGTAGCGAAAGAGGATCTTCCGCATCTATTCAAACGATTCTATAAAGGTAAGCATTCAGGAGAATCGAGTATTGGCATTGGATTAGCTTTATCCTACAGCATTCTTCAAGCTCAGAATGGGATTATAGAAGTTCAGAATGGATCTCGAATCGGTACAGTTTTCACTTTAAAATGGTATAAAGTAGAGAAGTCAACATCGTAG
- a CDS encoding ABC transporter permease, translating into MNIVNKLTLRHMKQNKRRTLVTIIGVIISVAMITAVMTLGISFQDLLKRQVMAESGEWHTLYHNANSEQIDVIANDEATKTLMLSQTKGFVSLEDMGLKGMYNKPYITVRAYDNNGLSKFPISVVEGRLPQNEKEIVVPQHYLTDVTGAEIAPGDEIELSIGTRYLKEGTWPKMEERSNFGDDTAAYMTDSNTLDEYLEVNETNKYTVVGIIEKPVWENSWQPGYTFITYIDQSLLAADETANVSVITKKVENSVYTNTEALASELGLKYNVNYELLRYDFVSSNNGFIAAMYSLTVIIMAIVIVGSVSLIYNAFGISVADRSRYLGMLASVGATRRQKRNSVFFEGFVISVISIPIGLLGGLLGLTITFWSINSMVKDLFGVSETLLVRVTPLTIIVSVAISLLTIFLSTWWPAKRASKVSAIDAIRQTQDVKLSKKKVKTSKLVRKMFGIEAEIALKNLKRNKRRYQITVFSLVISIILFLTVSFFTNTMTQSMDISNDGINYDIVVGSHNSDSTEVIDTVIQLEDVTAYNYLHSTYVQTDIPLDQLPPAVVKMVEQDPTMLTNGKYRFHIDLYAMSDEALTKYAQDNRMDVDALFDESKRNAILMNVNNYYSQLEQKKISDVPILNGKGTTLDLNTQVEIEEKLENGESEYHSEEVALPSLHIAEVTSEYPMGILKSNGGPNSLTLLVSQGVMQQLVGDQEGTYIRHEVYLSSSDPKETEKQISELDNMDGYYISNVYESRQRDQQMVVLIGVFTYGFIALITLISIANILNTISTGIQLRKREFAMLRSMGMTKKGFYRMINYESIFYGLKSLLYGLPLSLLVMYLIYRSMSNAIDYSFQLPWVSIAIAIIAVFIIVSLSMLYSGSKVKKGSIVEAIKQENM; encoded by the coding sequence GTGAATATCGTCAATAAGCTAACGTTAAGACATATGAAGCAAAATAAACGTCGTACACTAGTTACGATTATTGGCGTTATTATTTCTGTAGCAATGATTACAGCAGTAATGACATTAGGTATTTCCTTTCAAGACTTATTGAAACGTCAAGTGATGGCTGAATCAGGTGAATGGCATACTCTGTATCATAATGCCAATTCCGAGCAGATAGATGTTATCGCTAATGATGAAGCAACGAAAACATTAATGCTTTCTCAAACGAAAGGTTTCGTTTCGCTTGAGGATATGGGATTAAAGGGAATGTACAATAAGCCATACATTACGGTGAGAGCTTACGATAATAATGGATTAAGTAAATTTCCGATATCAGTGGTGGAAGGTAGACTTCCACAAAATGAGAAAGAAATCGTAGTGCCACAGCATTATTTGACAGATGTAACAGGTGCCGAAATAGCTCCTGGTGATGAAATCGAGCTTTCGATCGGTACAAGATACCTTAAAGAAGGTACTTGGCCTAAAATGGAAGAGCGTTCGAACTTTGGGGATGACACCGCTGCTTATATGACAGACAGTAATACGTTAGATGAATATCTCGAAGTCAATGAGACCAATAAGTATACAGTAGTTGGCATTATAGAGAAGCCCGTATGGGAAAATTCATGGCAGCCAGGTTATACGTTCATTACTTATATTGATCAAAGCCTGTTAGCGGCAGATGAGACAGCTAATGTAAGTGTTATTACTAAAAAAGTTGAAAATAGTGTTTATACAAACACAGAGGCATTGGCAAGTGAATTGGGTTTGAAGTATAACGTCAATTATGAGTTGTTAAGATATGATTTTGTAAGTTCAAACAATGGATTTATTGCAGCGATGTATTCGTTAACTGTTATTATTATGGCGATTGTTATCGTCGGCTCAGTATCGCTAATCTATAATGCTTTCGGAATATCGGTTGCAGATCGCTCGCGCTATCTTGGCATGTTAGCGAGTGTTGGAGCTACACGTAGACAAAAGCGGAATTCAGTATTTTTCGAAGGATTTGTTATTAGTGTTATTAGTATTCCAATTGGATTGCTTGGGGGCTTATTAGGTCTTACGATTACATTCTGGTCTATTAATTCGATGGTCAAAGATCTATTCGGCGTATCTGAAACACTATTAGTAAGGGTCACACCTCTTACAATTATTGTTTCGGTAGCTATTTCATTGCTAACGATATTCTTATCGACGTGGTGGCCTGCGAAGCGTGCATCGAAAGTATCGGCTATTGATGCAATTCGTCAGACACAGGACGTTAAGCTTTCGAAGAAAAAGGTTAAGACATCAAAACTTGTACGTAAAATGTTTGGTATTGAAGCAGAAATTGCTCTTAAAAACTTAAAACGTAATAAGCGTAGATACCAGATTACCGTCTTTTCACTAGTCATTAGTATCATCTTATTTCTAACCGTTTCTTTCTTCACGAATACAATGACACAATCAATGGATATTAGTAATGATGGAATTAATTACGATATTGTAGTTGGAAGTCATAATAGTGATTCTACTGAAGTAATTGATACCGTTATTCAATTAGAAGATGTTACAGCATATAATTATTTACATTCAACGTATGTTCAAACAGATATACCGCTAGATCAGCTTCCACCGGCTGTAGTTAAGATGGTTGAACAAGATCCTACAATGCTAACAAATGGTAAGTACCGTTTCCACATTGATCTATATGCAATGTCAGATGAAGCGTTAACTAAGTATGCACAAGACAATAGAATGGATGTCGATGCACTTTTCGATGAATCGAAACGCAATGCGATATTGATGAATGTGAATAACTACTATTCGCAGTTAGAACAGAAAAAGATAAGTGATGTACCGATCTTGAATGGTAAAGGAACTACGCTAGATCTTAATACCCAAGTTGAAATTGAAGAGAAGTTAGAGAACGGGGAATCTGAATATCACTCAGAAGAAGTTGCACTTCCGTCACTTCATATTGCAGAAGTCACTTCCGAATACCCAATGGGTATTTTGAAAAGTAACGGCGGACCCAATTCACTAACTTTACTAGTATCTCAAGGGGTTATGCAACAATTAGTTGGAGATCAAGAAGGAACTTATATACGTCATGAAGTTTACTTATCTAGCTCTGATCCAAAAGAAACAGAGAAGCAGATCTCAGAACTAGACAATATGGATGGTTATTATATTAGCAACGTGTATGAAAGTAGACAGAGAGATCAACAGATGGTTGTATTAATCGGTGTATTCACTTATGGATTCATCGCATTAATAACATTAATCTCGATAGCTAATATATTGAATACCATATCGACGGGTATTCAATTGCGTAAGCGTGAATTTGCAATGCTTCGCTCGATGGGGATGACCAAGAAGGGCTTCTACCGAATGATTAATTATGAGAGCATTTTCTATGGATTGAAGTCATTGTTATACGGCTTACCGCTAAGTTTACTTGTCATGTATCTAATTTATAGAAGTATGAGCAACGCAATAGACTATAGCTTCCAGCTTCCGTGGGTAAGTATTGCTATAGCCATTATCGCAGTATTTATTATCGTAAGCCTATCGATGCTATATTCCGGATCGAAAGTGAAAAAGGGCAGCATCGTTGAAGCGATTAAACAAGAAAATATGTAG
- a CDS encoding response regulator transcription factor encodes MKLMIVEDDRTIAAGLQYSLEQEQYEVVICHDATSAKQMIEEQYQQLELYIFDLNLPDGSGYDLCKLVKSLHDAPVIFLSAIDEEVNIVMGLDMGADDYITKPFRVRELLSRMKSVMRRYQVQAPARNMTTLQNITINTAEAKVYKNEQELVLTALEYRLLLIFANHPNQILSRSQLLEQIWDVAGDFVNDNTLTVYIKRLREKLEDDAADPKLIVTIRGLGYKCIVD; translated from the coding sequence ATGAAGTTAATGATTGTAGAAGATGATCGGACGATAGCAGCAGGTTTGCAATATTCGTTAGAGCAGGAGCAATATGAAGTCGTAATCTGCCATGATGCTACTTCCGCTAAGCAAATGATAGAGGAGCAGTATCAGCAATTAGAGTTATATATTTTCGATCTTAATCTACCCGATGGCTCAGGCTACGACCTTTGCAAATTAGTGAAGAGTTTACATGATGCACCTGTTATTTTCCTATCTGCTATCGATGAAGAAGTGAATATTGTGATGGGATTAGATATGGGGGCGGATGACTATATTACGAAGCCATTCCGAGTACGTGAATTATTGTCTCGTATGAAATCTGTTATGCGAAGATATCAAGTGCAAGCCCCAGCTCGAAATATGACTACACTACAAAATATTACGATTAATACAGCTGAAGCGAAAGTTTATAAGAATGAGCAAGAACTTGTACTTACGGCACTTGAATATCGTTTATTGCTTATTTTCGCTAATCATCCGAATCAAATCTTATCACGATCACAGTTACTGGAGCAGATATGGGATGTAGCGGGAGACTTCGTAAACGATAATACGTTAACCGTATATATTAAGCGATTGCGAGAGAAATTAGAAGATGATGCAGCCGATCCAAAGTTAATCGTTACTATTCGTGGGCTCGGGTATAAGTGCATTGTAGATTAA
- a CDS encoding ABC transporter ATP-binding protein: protein MEILRVEHLAKVYGKGEQAVHALNDVSFSVNKGEFVAIIGPSGSGKSTLLHMLGGVDNPSKGKVFVDNTDMYALNETQLAVFRRRQIGLIYQFYNLIPVLTVEENITLPLLLDGHKVNKKELQDIVKTLNLEERLDHLPNQLSGGQQQRVSIGRSLINHPSIILADEPTGNLDSKNSKEIMDMLILFNKLYKQTLIVITHDERIALQADRIITIEDGLLAKDEVIRP, encoded by the coding sequence ATGGAAATTTTAAGAGTAGAGCATTTAGCGAAAGTATACGGCAAGGGCGAGCAAGCTGTACACGCACTAAATGATGTAAGCTTCTCAGTTAATAAAGGTGAGTTTGTTGCGATCATTGGACCCTCAGGTTCGGGTAAATCAACATTACTGCATATGCTTGGTGGTGTAGATAACCCATCTAAGGGGAAGGTATTCGTTGACAATACGGATATGTATGCACTTAATGAAACACAACTTGCAGTATTCAGGCGTCGTCAGATCGGCTTGATCTATCAATTTTACAACTTGATTCCCGTGTTAACTGTTGAGGAAAATATAACATTACCGCTTTTGCTAGATGGTCACAAAGTGAATAAGAAGGAACTACAAGATATTGTGAAAACACTGAATCTTGAAGAGCGTCTTGATCATTTGCCGAATCAATTATCTGGTGGACAACAGCAGCGTGTATCGATCGGTAGATCACTCATTAACCATCCGTCCATCATTCTTGCTGATGAGCCAACCGGTAACTTGGATAGTAAGAACAGTAAAGAAATTATGGATATGCTTATTTTATTCAATAAGCTATATAAGCAAACATTAATTGTTATTACACATGATGAGCGTATTGCATTGCAAGCAGATCGTATCATTACAATTGAAGATGGCTTGCTTGCTAAGGACGAGGTGATTCGTCCGTGA